The sequence below is a genomic window from Schistocerca gregaria isolate iqSchGreg1 chromosome 5, iqSchGreg1.2, whole genome shotgun sequence.
aaagggcattcctagccaagagaagtctaccagtatcaaacataggcctgtgggaaaaccgaaatagaagagaatcgacgaatttgagatgtggtgctgcagatgaaaGTGAGAAATAAGGTTCACTGAAAATTtacggaatgaggagattctacgcagagtcggagaggaaatgaatatgtggaaaacactgacgagaataaTGGAGAGAATGAAAGGACCtgtgttaagacaccaggaaaTGACCTCtacggtactggagggagctgtagagggcaaaaactgtataggaagacgagGTTGGTATACATCCAGAAAATGGTGTGGGTTGCAACTGCTCTCTTCTGAGATGAAGAGCATGGCGCAGGATAGCAATTTATGGcgtgccgcattaaaccagtcacaagactgatatggtcacgaacccagaagaggcgctacaggcgGTAACGGATATCGTGCTGTATGGAAAGCTCTGGCGTCGGCCCTCTGCCATTGAccattatcgccaaatttcgcGTCACTATGATTACGGAGACGTCCGTCGTATGTCCCGCATTTGTTTCTGCGGATATTTCACAGTGGTGCTTGTCCTTTAGAGCTGACAACCCTACGCAGAAGCcactgctctcgttcgttaagtgaattTTGCTATTCGCAgcttactcttgacactgtggatctcggaatatagaataccctaacgatttgcgaaatggtgTGTCccctgtgtctagctccaactaccattccacactgAGAGTCTGTTTGTTCTCGTCGTAAGGCCGTAATCACACCGCGAACCTTTTCGCTtgttcacttgagtacaaatgacagcgcacCGCATTTTCATATCTCGCGTACGATATACTACCGCAATGTGTGCATATTGCAAtccacatgacttttgtcatctgaaTGTATGACAAGTAGCTACTGAAATCGGGGAGAACACTATAATACtgctacatcgtaaaaagaattaAGTATACTCGTTTAGAGCAATAGTTGACGACGAATGTAACGTCGTGTTGCTTGTTCAAACACACTCGTTGAGGAAAATATGTGGTTTGTCGATTGTGTAACGACGAAGAATAGAACGCAAAATCGAAAAGGAGGATCTCTGCAGGAAATATTCGTGAAACATTACAATAAGCAGGCTGTACATAAGGCCATGGCGTCAGCTTTCAATACGAGTGTGATTAAGTTTGAAAAAATTTTCAATGACGACCTAGAGGTTTACTGCAGTTACGTAAGTGTGCACGAGTGCCGCAGCGGCTACAGGGTTGTTGCGGCCGGAGTGGGGAGGCTTGGCGGCCGCGCGGCGCGGCAGGGCCTGGCGCAGCGCGCGCGCGCCGGACATATATAAGGGCGGCCGGACATGGCGCCGGCACTCGAAGCCGCAACGTCCAGCAAAGCCCAGACATGTGCTGCCGTATCACCGTCGCCTCCTCTCTGCTGCTCGTTGCCGCCCTGGCCGTCGCCGAGATAGGTAAGTCTGCCGCCAGCACTTCAAATCGGCGCCATCGCAAACGCTCCAGCGGTTTCCCAAACTTGAAGCAAATTTCAGTTTCGTAACGTGCTCTCTTTGCTGTTGATTCCATTTTTCTGCACGTCATTTCGACGGCCTCATTTCGACGGCCGATGCATTCGTCTGCTTCATGTGCTACAAGTTGCATTTTCTCTGCCTTTACTCTAACCAGACTTGGTGTTCAAGTTCTATTGCGAATTTAAAATTCAGAGTTACTCAGTCATTGTGGTCGCAACAAGGGCGTCTGTGTATCGATAGATACACGTTGGCTTGAGCTATGCAGATTATAGTGAGTTTGCTTCAAAGCTTTCAACTCATATCGATTCTTCTGCTAAGTTTGGCGTTCTATCTTAAGAAAGCCCCTTGGCAGTCTTTTCCCATTTCTATGGACAAAGTCCTCACTCACCATAAATCGTTTTACTGAAGCAGTAGAAGTTCTTATACTTTTTGATTTTATGAACTgattgaaaaaatatttgcttcctGCAATCGCTCTGTTGCTTACAAAGTACACTCAGATGAGTATTTGTTTCACGTGTTACCACTCACAAATATTTCAGTAATATTCTTACTGTTCCTGTACTGCAGCTGTATCTGCGTCACTATccctatttaaataaaaatagtttttatcctagTAGGGTGTTGCTTTTGCTGAAGACTCAGTATAATATTTCCCAGAAATGTTATGAGTAACGCGACGCATTGTACATCATATTAGGGGCAGTTATATGGATAGTCAAGGAGAATTGTTTACAAATCTTGATAAGTAATGGGAGATATAAACATTTCGGAATAGATCAATGGCGTTTCTAGAGATCTTGTCAAAGCTGTTCCTTTGGTCTGGAATGATCTACCATACTTGTTCCAGCCACATTCTGACATCAAAGCTATTTGTTTTGTTCCTCCTCTGGATCTTACAACACAACGATCGAAACTGAAATGTAGCTTCTTGCTTGTCACGAAGATAGCACAGGCAACAGGTAAAATATATCGGAAAATTACGCCACCTGTTGCAGCGGGAAGCCTTTGATGATTATAtagtacaaattaaaaaaaataaaataaaaaaaataattgcagctTATCAGTTTAACAACACTACAGCGTTTGTTTACTCGAGTCTCCAGCTGATGTGCTGTGTGCAATTTTAATCACAACTGCTAAAAGTAAAACCGGAACGCTTCGTTTCTTCATGCTACTTTCGGACGTTTGTTCGCTTATTCCGTTCCAGTAGCCTATTAAGACTCAGCTTCAACTGTGTCTCGTAAGGTATTTTGCTCCCTTAGTCCTAGGGAGACAGAACATCGTGAGCGCAGCTACGTTTTCATGACTGCATAAAAATTTCTCGGACCGGCATATTGTGTATgaactattcttttgtttcagCGACACCTCTCGGCGTCAAGACATGTGCTGACGACCAGCCTAACGTCGTCGAATGTCGGCGGAAGGCTCTGCAGGACGCAGTGCCACATCTGGCTACTGGTGAGTACTGGGAAGTACGTCTGTTAACGGTAAGGTCTACTCCGCATGTAACAGAAGCAAGGCCATCTTTTGAACGGAAACGAGTACAAGATTTTCACTATTGCAAACTATGCGGAAATTCTTTAATGTTTAAGTTAAATAACAGTGGTCAGTAGCTAACTAGCACCATCCTTAGAACACGAAGTTGTATCTCGATGATTATTTGTACTTTGCAGGGCATCACAGACTGAATGCTCTTTAGCAGTTCTGATTTAGTATCTTGATCTGATATCTCAACATAACATGAGACCTTGAATGTTTTATCAGCTACATCATGACTTGATTAGTAACAATAATAAAGGAATGCAGAATGCCTATAATTAACTATAATTCGCCAAGCTATAACGCCGTCTTAAAGCTTTTTGTACTTGTCATAATTTGGTGAAAAGTATTTATGGACCCAGTGAGCTTACGCAGATAACTCAGATTACAACCGGTGAAAAAATTAGATTAGTAATTATGTTAATACAGACAATTCAACGCAGATAAATCACATACAGGTAAAATACATATGACATTTGCCTGTACGTTAAGCAGGTGATTTCTGATGAAGCCTTGGTAATATGGCAGTGGGCAGCATGTATCTGAGTGGGGGCAGGAGAGAAGGCGGATTGTAGGACAGGTCAGCTATTTACATCAACCGGAGACACTTTCACAggaaagaaaagcaaagcttctgctTCTCTGGTCTAAGAAAGGCCTACCAGGACCGTCCGACCATCGTCACATTCTCTGGCGGTATGGAGGAGTCTGGTGTGAGCACACCGCTTTCCCAGCCGTTGTCGGCTTTACAGACCTTGAAGCCTCTGCTTCTCATTCTCGTTGGCATCGCGAGGCTTAGTGACCCCGTTCCAGTCCTCTCGCCAACGCACAATCTCTGGCAGAAACGAGAATTGAACCCGCATCCTGTGTGGCAATCAGCAACACAGCTATGGAGTCGGATTTTTTGTTGCTGATGACAGTGTGTTTACGTTTACAAACTTTTCTGTTTTATAAAGAAATGTTTGCCGCTATCCATCATAGTTATTATCTGATAGCTTTATCTCTTATATAAACATTAAGGCTTTTGAAGTAACATAACTGTAAATAGTTTCCAAGTGAGACGCTTACAAGAAAAGAACCAAGAGAATACGAAGGTGCTCGAGACGGCGACTTTGCTGTCAGATGCTACTTGCTTCAGAAATTTGTGTTATGAAACTGAGTAGCCCTGCAAGTTTTGAATGAGCTTCAATCAGGTGAACAATGAAGAAACGATTAATGTTTCCGTCCTCTACAGTATTACATACGAACCATTTTGTAAATGCCTTTCTATCTTCTTACCTAGCGTAAGACACCATTCATGAGCTCTTAAGTAAAGGTAGACCGCATACACTCCACGCAAAACAAGTTTATGTTGAAGGATAGCAAGCATAAGGAGGTAACCTTCGTAACGTGAGTTCCAGTGTGAGATGAGCTGTCGCGTGTGAACGGCTGACATCTGTCCGCAGGCATTCCGCAGATGGGTGCCGCACCCATCGACCCCCTGGAAGAGCTGCCACCGCTGACGTGGCAGACCAACTCCAGAGGGATGGCCCTCAAGTTCCGTCTCGACAACGCCCGTTTCAGCGGCCTGGGCCGCTCCGTCGTCGACAACCTGCAGTAAGTTTCGTTTTCTCCTCATTGTGTGTGCAGGCAACTGCTGTACCGCTGCTCCGTGAAACATGGAACACCACATGCGCCGCGGTGTGGACTGCTGGCGTTAACTCAGCTGGGTAGGTCGACTGAAAGTGTCTCGTTGTCCTCTACAGTCACGCGCACTCCGGCAGACAACCAGATGCTTGGCTGATTCCAGAAACGCGTGGCGGTTCTCATTTCTTCCTTTTAGTCTCTGCGTTTTGCCCTTCAGCCGAGCTCACTTCTTTAGGAATTAATATTTTTTCCAAAGTAGTAATTCTCATGAACGGAGGCCAGCGATATACATACCCTTGTTAACTACCACCTCTCCTCCCCATCCCCCCAACCCCATTATATCCATTGCTTGCTACGGTCAGGCTATTCGCTGTTTTAAACCTAGTACGAGGTGCGGCCAAAATTGCTACTTACACATTTATATTGGAAAATACTTGGTCGGCTCTTTCTCTTTCATTTACACGAATTTAATTACTTAGTCACTCCTTCTTTCGTAGTATGTATGGGTACTAGCTTGGAGTTAATGTCTTCCTGACAAAAAGCATTTTACATGAACATAGGAAGTGCAtgattgcttggtgacagtgttctGCAGTGCCTTGGGAAAAGGGTGTACCTTTTCAAAACCTCCCTAATCTAATAGACTGTGTATGTGATTGTTGGAAGAAATTCGTCTGTGTGTCAAAGTAGACGAACCACGGTGTGCTATATAGGACCAGATCGATCAGGTAGTGAAGTGTTTTGGCAAACAATATGTTTTCCAAGTCTCTGGATATCATTTTCCTAACAAGTTGTTCACTAATTAAAAGCTATTGATAAGGTTGATTTTATAAGCTTTCAGTATGTGAGGATGACTGAGTATGTGAAAATAATAGATCGACTAATTCCGTGTGAAGCTTTTTATGATGATCCCTCTATGACCTCTAATTTCTGACTCTTAATGTTCATCCATTAATTAGAACATTTCACGCCTCATGTTTGTGCCTCACGTCGCAAAAGTCGATAACGCAACTTATATTGTTCAGCCAATATCACATTAAGATAGTAATCGGAACTTGTGCGCTGTCTGTCGTCTGTCTGTATCTCACTACCTACCCACCGATCTGTTTATCTCACGCTCGAATCCCAAGctctgttattccatctgtattttGCGTCATTTAATTCGGCGGGATTGTGTTTCCAGGGTGGATAACGTCAACAACCGCATCCGCGTCGTTACCCACATTGACGGCGTCAACGCGTTAGAGGGCGCCTACGCCATGTCCGGAAAAGTCCTTGGCGTCCCTCTGGACGGCAGTGGTTCCTTCAAGGTTTCTATGCGTAAGTATAAATAACCACATAAACCAATAACAAAAGACGGGTCAAATTACTGTGGGTTATATATTCTAAATAcgtaaggaaaaaataaaatagtaaatattctAAATCCCTTACTATTTTCATATGACGATATCATATCAGCCTAAGGCATAAGCTGGGGTAGTGTAAAGATGTAATTATCTGCGTGTATCAGTGTGTGTTATAGTAATAACGAATGTCATATCTTCAAATAATGATCAGTAAGTTATAACATTTTCGCGAATAAAAGTAAGCGGAAATTGGCATAGACCATTCTTTAAACAGCGACGCATATCACTGACACACAACTTTCAGACGGTAGGTAACATTTGGCTGAAATATTTGACAATTAAGATCAAATGTTGCTTCACCTATCAACATTATCAGTGGAAACATTAGCA
It includes:
- the LOC126272572 gene encoding putative beta-carotene-binding protein, whose amino-acid sequence is MCCRITVASSLLLVAALAVAEIATPLGVKTCADDQPNVVECRRKALQDAVPHLATGIPQMGAAPIDPLEELPPLTWQTNSRGMALKFRLDNARFSGLGRSVVDNLQVDNVNNRIRVVTHIDGVNALEGAYAMSGKVLGVPLDGSGSFKVSMRGGNADVTYAGHLEAADGDQSYLKVDSVSVKLDLGQSQYELTGLFGDYKPLVHAGNMFINSVATNVVQPELLPTLEKWLAEVYRQRAQAVFSSVPYDQLFPKRSV